Proteins encoded in a region of the Drosophila teissieri strain GT53w chromosome 4, Prin_Dtei_1.1, whole genome shotgun sequence genome:
- the LOC122622833 gene encoding tau-tubulin kinase homolog Asator isoform X3 yields the protein MHLQEYLRNDENVSAPDDGNQSCQPSSNHDQYLSHNRNCQKNLLRLHPPPPSKPPPLVDAILQTRLLHQINSAAIADADADLELRYPHVLQRSATLPAKHNRLGVRSRVTFKVPTSNRPANDSDFYLPQTQVAVAEKAKILVETKDRESVKMTSEDLLQPGHVVKERWKVVRKIGGGGFGEIYEGQDLITREQVALKVESARQPKQVLKMEVAVLKKLQGKEHVCRFIGCGRNDRFNYVVMQLQGKNLAELRRAQPRGAFSLSTTLRLGLQILKAIESIHSVGFLHRDIKPSNFSVGRLPYNCRRVYMLDFGLARQYTTGTGEVRCPRAAAGFRGTVRYASINAHRNREMGRHDDLWSLFYMLVEFVNGQLPWRKIKDKEQVGLTKEKYDHRILLKHLPSDLKQFLEHIQSLTYADRPDYAMLIGLFERCMKRRGVKESDPYDWEKVDSTAIGNISASGNPSIPIKNDYMHGNITQMTVAASNASGTEYARKRAEIETAHITATDPLNMKEKVDKNCNATSLATPAKGSGEATVQHCNTANNQNITTKGLPQQSTITTNSQVAIPNIQSAPIKSAMIKREDVQYTKMEERAPTKFLPMKPNGECDNMVDIAAKCIFEQKHVELNDSEIAGRAYMSGVEQHQKSQIKKYNSPEITNKQAQMPGTVTHENTSEVNRSAEEQKSTFGRLRVLTAPPMSVHDLTAGGGHGQQVSELSGKQDQFPAPTNAAPIGGITSSTKFGSQHGQIFGMAAMPPINRRSATSTNLRPSSSGVNTNSSQRVNSGPTVGGGVGTGSNTARSSVAGDHSVTQFALIDDENVSALQQVTKGGALTLASQWKSQFDDSEDTTDNEWNREHQ from the exons ATGCATTTGCAGGAGTACCTCAG aaACGACGAAAATGTTTCCGCACCCGACGATGGAAATCAATCATGTCAGCCTTCTTCCAACCATGATCAGTACCTAAGTCATAACCgcaattgccaaaaaaaccTGTTGAGGCttcacccaccacccccatcTAAACCACCGCCACTCGTTGATGCCATCCTGCAAACCCGTCTTCTACATCAGATAAACTCGGCCGCCATtgcagatgcggatgcagaCTTGGAGCTTCGATACCCACATGTCCTGCAGCGGTCAGCAACTTTGCCAGCAAAACACAACCGCTTAGGGGTTCGAAGCCGCGTGACCTTTAAGGTCCCAACGTCTAACCGCCCTGCTAACGATTCAGATTTTTATCTACCCCAAACTCAGGTTGCAGTCGCCGAAAAGGCCAAAATATTGGTTGAAACCAAGGATAGGGAGTCCGTCAAAATGACTTCTGAGGATTTGCTGCAGCCGGGTCATGTTGTAAAGGAGCGATGGAAG GTTGTTCGTAAAATTGGTGGAGGCGGCTTTGGAGAGATATATGAGGGTCAAGATCTAATTACCCGTGAACAAGTCGCACTTAAAGTAGAGTCCGCCCGCCAACCCAAACAGGTGCTTAAAATGGAAGTCGCAGTTCTTAAGAAATTGCAGGGCAAGGAGCACGTATGTCGATTTATCGGGTGCGGGCGGAATGATCGATTTAACTATGTGGTGATGCAGCTTCAAGGAAAGAATTTAGCTGAGCTCCGACGCGCTCAGCCGCGAGGCGCCTTTTCGCTTAGTACAACACTTAGGTTAGGgttacaaattttaaaggcCATTGAATCCATCCATTCAGTGGGATTTCTTCATCGTGATATTAAACCG AGCAATTTTTCTGTGGGTCGTTTGCCTTACAATTGTCGACGTGTCTATATGCTTGACTTTGGATTGGCGCGTCAATATACCACTGGCACAGGGGAAGTGCGGTGTCCAAGGGCGGCTGCCGGTTTTCGCGGCACGGTTCGGTATGCTTCTATTAATGCACACCGAAATAGAGAAATGGGACGCCACGATGATCTGTGGTCATTGTTTTATATgctcgttgaatttgtaaatGGGCAATTGCCAtggcgaaaaataaaagacaaaGAACAAGTTGGGTTGACAAAGGAAAAATATGACCACAGAATACTGTTAAAGCATTTGCCTTCAGATTTGAAGCAATTTCTGGAGCATATTCAATCCCTTACATATGCAGATCGTCCGGACTACGCG ATGCTTATCGGTTTGTTCGAGAGGTGTATGAAAAGACGTGGGGTCAAAGAGTCGGATCCTTATGACTGGGAAAAAGTGGATTCAACGGCGATTGGAAATATAAGTGCATCAGGCAATCCATCAATTCCTATAAAAAACGATTACATGCACGGAAATATTACACAAATGACTGTGGCAGCATCTAACGCAAGTGGCACAGAATAC GCACGGAAGAGAGCAGAAATCGAAACCGCCCATATTACGGCGACCGATCCCTTAAATATGAAAGAAAAA GTTGACAAAAACTGTAATGCCACTTCACTAGCAACGCCAGCAAAAGGATCTGGCGAAGCCACTGTACAACACTGTAATACTGCGAATAATCAAAATATCACAACAAAAGGACTGCCGCAACAGTCGACCATAACCACAAATTCTCAAGTAGCCATACCAAATATCCAAAGTGCACCAATCAAGTCAGCAATGATTAAAAGGGAGGATGTACAG TATACAAAGATGGAAGAGAGGGCACCGACAAAATTTTTACCAATGAAACCTAATGGAGAGTGTGATAATATGGTTGATATCGCcgcaaaatgtatatttgaacAAAAACACGTAGAATTAAATGATTCTGAGATAGCTGGAAGAGCTTACATGAGTGGGGTCGAACAGCATCAAAAGtctcaaataaaaaaatataattcacCTGAGATAACCAATAAGCAGGCACAGATGCCTGGGACCGTAACCCATGAAAATACCTCTGAAGTCAATCGGTCAGCGGAGGAACAAAAATCAACGTTTGGGCGACTGCGTGTGCTCACAGCCCCACCAATGAGTGTACATGATCTAACAGCGGGTGGAGGCCACGGCCAACAAGTGTCAGAATTATCAGGAAAACAAGATCAATTTCCTGCCCCCACCAATGCTGCCCCAATAGGTGGAATCACATCGTCCACAAAATTTGGCAGCCAGCATGGACAAATTTTTGGAATGGCTGCCATGCCGCCAATTAATCGCCGTTCTGCAACGTCCACCAATTTACGGCCATCTTCCTCTGGAGTAAACACCAATTCAAGCCAAAGGGTTAATAGTGGTCCGACAGTTGGTGGAGGAGTCGGTACCGGAAGCAACACTGCCAGAAGCAGCGTTGCAGGTGATCATTCGGTCACTCAATTTGCTTTAATAGACGACGAGAACGTTTCTGCTTTGCAACAAGTAACCAAAGGAGGAGCACTCACGTTAGCATCGCAATGGAAGAGTCAGTTCGATGATTCTGAGGATACTACTGATAACGAATGGAATAGAGAACATCAG TAA
- the LOC122622833 gene encoding tau-tubulin kinase homolog Asator isoform X4 has product MHLQEYLRNDENVSAPDDGNQSCQPSSNHDQYLSHNRNCQKNLLRLHPPPPSKPPPLVDAILQTRLLHQINSAAIADADADLELRYPHVLQRSATLPAKHNRLGVRSRVTFKVPTSNRPANDSDFYLPQTQVAVAEKAKILVETKDRESVKMTSEDLLQPGHVVKERWKVVRKIGGGGFGEIYEGQDLITREQVALKVESARQPKQVLKMEVAVLKKLQGKEHVCRFIGCGRNDRFNYVVMQLQGKNLAELRRAQPRGAFSLSTTLRLGLQILKAIESIHSVGFLHRDIKPSNFSVGRLPYNCRRVYMLDFGLARQYTTGTGEVRCPRAAAGFRGTVRYASINAHRNREMGRHDDLWSLFYMLVEFVNGQLPWRKIKDKEQVGLTKEKYDHRILLKHLPSDLKQFLEHIQSLTYADRPDYAMLIGLFERCMKRRGVKESDPYDWEKVDSTAIGNISASGNPSIPIKNDYMHGNITQMTVAASNASGTEYARKRAEIETAHITATDPLNMKEKVDKNCNATSLATPAKGSGEATVQHCNTANNQNITTKGLPQQSTITTNSQVAIPNIQSAPIKSAMIKREDVQYTKMEERAPTKFLPMKPNGECDNMVDIAAKCIFEQKHVELNDSEIAGRAYMSGVEQHQKSQIKKYNSPEITNKQAQMPGTVTHENTSEVNRSAEEQKSTFGRLRVLTAPPMSVHDLTAGGGHGQQVSELSGKQDQFPAPTNAAPIGGITSSTKFGSQHGQIFGMAAMPPINRRSATSTNLRPSSSGVNTNSSQRVNSGPTVGGGVGTGSNTARSSVAGDHSVTQFALIDDENVSALQQVTKGGALTLASQWKSQFDDSEDTTDNEWNREHQ; this is encoded by the exons ATGCATTTGCAGGAGTACCTCAG aaACGACGAAAATGTTTCCGCACCCGACGATGGAAATCAATCATGTCAGCCTTCTTCCAACCATGATCAGTACCTAAGTCATAACCgcaattgccaaaaaaaccTGTTGAGGCttcacccaccacccccatcTAAACCACCGCCACTCGTTGATGCCATCCTGCAAACCCGTCTTCTACATCAGATAAACTCGGCCGCCATtgcagatgcggatgcagaCTTGGAGCTTCGATACCCACATGTCCTGCAGCGGTCAGCAACTTTGCCAGCAAAACACAACCGCTTAGGGGTTCGAAGCCGCGTGACCTTTAAGGTCCCAACGTCTAACCGCCCTGCTAACGATTCAGATTTTTATCTACCCCAAACTCAGGTTGCAGTCGCCGAAAAGGCCAAAATATTGGTTGAAACCAAGGATAGGGAGTCCGTCAAAATGACTTCTGAGGATTTGCTGCAGCCGGGTCATGTTGTAAAGGAGCGATGGAAG GTTGTTCGTAAAATTGGTGGAGGCGGCTTTGGAGAGATATATGAGGGTCAAGATCTAATTACCCGTGAACAAGTCGCACTTAAAGTAGAGTCCGCCCGCCAACCCAAACAGGTGCTTAAAATGGAAGTCGCAGTTCTTAAGAAATTGCAGGGCAAGGAGCACGTATGTCGATTTATCGGGTGCGGGCGGAATGATCGATTTAACTATGTGGTGATGCAGCTTCAAGGAAAGAATTTAGCTGAGCTCCGACGCGCTCAGCCGCGAGGCGCCTTTTCGCTTAGTACAACACTTAGGTTAGGgttacaaattttaaaggcCATTGAATCCATCCATTCAGTGGGATTTCTTCATCGTGATATTAAACCG AGCAATTTTTCTGTGGGTCGTTTGCCTTACAATTGTCGACGTGTCTATATGCTTGACTTTGGATTGGCGCGTCAATATACCACTGGCACAGGGGAAGTGCGGTGTCCAAGGGCGGCTGCCGGTTTTCGCGGCACGGTTCGGTATGCTTCTATTAATGCACACCGAAATAGAGAAATGGGACGCCACGATGATCTGTGGTCATTGTTTTATATgctcgttgaatttgtaaatGGGCAATTGCCAtggcgaaaaataaaagacaaaGAACAAGTTGGGTTGACAAAGGAAAAATATGACCACAGAATACTGTTAAAGCATTTGCCTTCAGATTTGAAGCAATTTCTGGAGCATATTCAATCCCTTACATATGCAGATCGTCCGGACTACGCG ATGCTTATCGGTTTGTTCGAGAGGTGTATGAAAAGACGTGGGGTCAAAGAGTCGGATCCTTATGACTGGGAAAAAGTGGATTCAACGGCGATTGGAAATATAAGTGCATCAGGCAATCCATCAATTCCTATAAAAAACGATTACATGCACGGAAATATTACACAAATGACTGTGGCAGCATCTAACGCAAGTGGCACAGAATAC GCACGGAAGAGAGCAGAAATCGAAACCGCCCATATTACGGCGACCGATCCCTTAAATATGAAAGAAAAA GTTGACAAAAACTGTAATGCCACTTCACTAGCAACGCCAGCAAAAGGATCTGGCGAAGCCACTGTACAACACTGTAATACTGCGAATAATCAAAATATCACAACAAAAGGACTGCCGCAACAGTCGACCATAACCACAAATTCTCAAGTAGCCATACCAAATATCCAAAGTGCACCAATCAAGTCAGCAATGATTAAAAGGGAGGATGTACAG TATACAAAGATGGAAGAGAGGGCACCGACAAAATTTTTACCAATGAAACCTAATGGAGAGTGTGATAATATGGTTGATATCGCcgcaaaatgtatatttgaacAAAAACACGTAGAATTAAATGATTCTGAGATAGCTGGAAGAGCTTACATGAGTGGGGTCGAACAGCATCAAAAGtctcaaataaaaaaatataattcacCTGAGATAACCAATAAGCAGGCACAGATGCCTGGGACCGTAACCCATGAAAATACCTCTGAAGTCAATCGGTCAGCGGAGGAACAAAAATCAACGTTTGGGCGACTGCGTGTGCTCACAGCCCCACCAATGAGTGTACATGATCTAACAGCGGGTGGAGGCCACGGCCAACAAGTGTCAGAATTATCAGGAAAACAAGATCAATTTCCTGCCCCCACCAATGCTGCCCCAATAGGTGGAATCACATCGTCCACAAAATTTGGCAGCCAGCATGGACAAATTTTTGGAATGGCTGCCATGCCGCCAATTAATCGCCGTTCTGCAACGTCCACCAATTTACGGCCATCTTCCTCTGGAGTAAACACCAATTCAAGCCAAAGGGTTAATAGTGGTCCGACAGTTGGTGGAGGAGTCGGTACCGGAAGCAACACTGCCAGAAGCAGCGTTGCAGGTGATCATTCGGTCACTCAATTTGCTTTAATAGACGACGAGAACGTTTCTGCTTTGCAACAAGTAACCAAAGGAGGAGCACTCACGTTAGCATCGCAATGGAAGAGTCAGTTCGATGATTCTGAGGATACTACTGATAACGAATGGAATAGAGAACATCAG TAG